The genomic segment TCTATATCTCACTGTTACATCAGCGTTTGGATGAATGGAGGCTGGACTCACGCAGTCGCCATGAGATCTTGGTGGTGTTGGCGGCGGCCATACTGGTCACACTGGTTGGAACCGCTGGTCGACTGCTGAGGTTAATTCATCAAGTTCAGTCAGGATCAGTGAGGACAGACATCAGCTTTACTCTCTGCAATGAGcgtcctcctcctgcagagacacaaaacacacgtgatgatacaacacacacacacacacacacacacacacacacacacacacacacacacacacagctgctctgttagcagagcggaGAAAGACTCTTAAGACGAGACACTCGAGAATGTAAATAAAATCCTTTGGACTATTCTGGAAAATCCAACCTGAGTCCTTCACTAGtgagtccagcagcattaaagtgaaactctcttcAAAATGCAACTGAGGctttttatttgtgattgtataCGAGTCAAaacttcatgtaaaagcataattatgatgaaagaggcacttttaagatttaccggatttttgttttcaggtcaaactcattttcaatgggagtgctacgggcacttttacgatagcatcaaaatctctatttttaaaacagtaagaagtctcgacacaacatgaaactttgctggtagcatcaccagggtctctacacatgaacacgagcattgacaacattgtttgtgtacaaagagtttactaaaaagaaggtttttgttgtttgtaggTATTTATCTGATGGATTCGATATCAAAACATGGAAATAAGGATATACAAAATTAGGTAATAACGTTACTTACTAATTACTACGTTACTGGGGTGCTGAACGCAGGTGagagcacagcagagaggatgTAACGTTACTGCTCTACAGACACACCTGAAGTATACACACTACAGTTTGTACTGTACATCAAAACCTGAGAATCTCTAATATCTGAACATATACAGTCACAAATAGTTTTTATTATGATCATGTATGTGATCTTCAGCCTAAACTCAGGTCACTGAATTAACTGTGTAACTGAGGGAAGTGTCGTTTATAATGTAGCTAACTTAAGCTAACTTAATGCTAAGTAACAGTTTAGTAAGCTTATTAAGAAACACCATTAAACTAATTAGTCGAGCGTCACTTTACACGGCAGATTTACTAACGCTAAAAAACAAGAGGCTCAAATTAAGTGAGTGAAAAGAAGCTGAGACAGTGAAGTCAGCTTCCTGAGTTATATTCATTAACAACCATCGACTGTTTTCAGTCAAACAAGACTTAAAGTGTCTGGCTGCGGCCCGGGAGCTGAACACTAGCCAAGGTTAGCTAGCAGTTAACTAATGCCAGTTAGCAAAGGTTAGCTAATTAAGGCTAGTTGTTGTGTGAACGGTGACGTCGCGGTCAGTTTACCTTCGTGTGTCCGCCGCCGTGAATCATGTGAAGCGGCGGGAGGTTAAAGTGTGATCGTGGAGCCGTCTGCAGATAATCTGTCTCAGCAGCTGATGACAACTTGTTGACAGGCTGGCTGCTCCGCGGCTGCAGCTTAGCAACTGAGCGACAAACCTCGACTTCCGCTGACGTCACAACATGACTTTTTCAAAGAAACTTTATTttacaacaacatttcacaacaacaacaacaacaacaacaactgtccGCTTTTGTTatctaaaaaacatttcattgtctttttatttatctgttgCAACTGCCCATTTACATTTGCTGTTCGTATTTGCACtgtgttatttgtttaattaaaaataaaatgtcagagtTTGAATATGTTGTTAACTAAGATAGCTAACACACAGTGAAGTTACGTTAAGAGATTCCACAGCCAAGTTTAACAGGACAAACATAATAAAGTCTTCGTGATGTGAAAGAACCGTCTAGTTAATGTGACGatataaagtaaaacagtaggTGGCGATAACACTGtgtgaaacagaagaagaagatacagaagaagacgaagaagaagacgaagaagaagaagttggaGGAAGCAGGAAGTGGTTGTCAACACAGGCTGTCCTGCTTGTAAGAGTTTAAAGAACATAATTAACTGTTGACAGTCAGTTCGGTGTGAACCCACCATCACAGTGACCCGTGTTAATGAGTCCGCGTCACTGACGAACCGCCAGCAGCTCCTTCACACCTCACAGCAGCCGTCCAACATGGCGGCGGTAGACGTGGAGGACGAGAGTATTTTAGCGTCGATCTTTAAGGACAGCTTCCCGGACAGCTGGAGGGACAACCCGGACTTCGCGGCCTACCTGTCCGAGCTGAGCTCCTTCGGGGTGGAGAAGCTGAGCCGGGAGCCGGAGCGGCTGGCGGAGGAGCGGGCTCAGATCCTGCAGCAGACCCGGGAGCTGGCCTTCTCCAACTACCAGACCTTCATCCGCACCGCAGACTGCACCGAGCACATCTACCGGGACTTCGGCCGGGTGGAGAGCAGCGTGTCCCGGCTGCTGGACAAGCTGCCCAGCTTCGGGGAAAAATGCAGGTCAGTGCCGCTCAGAGACGGAGAGCCCCGGGGCCCCTGGACCGTCAGGGGACCCAGAGAGTCCGGGTCCAGGTCCGGGTCCAGGTCCGGGTCCAGCTGCTTCAAcacatctgtttgtctgttaatATTGAAACTAATGAAGTCAGTGAAGTCAGTGATTTACCTGAAGTCTATGATGGGGTGTTACAGTCACAGCTGCATGCTGCGACATCAGTAAAGCTGGAGTCAACAGTTAGTGAACTCAGAGTCCaaacccatcatcatcatcatcatcatcatcatgtacCACAGTAAATAGAGTGTTCGACAAAAGAAGAAATCAGAAGATGAAACTAATTTCTGTGATTAtgtgatgaacatttttcatGATTTTACTGACGATCAATTTCtcatgaaaataatctgcagatgaatcaataatgaaaacaattctagtttaatgttaatgtgaCTGCTGAAAACTAAGAAGTGTTTTTGATGATTGATTAATCTGAGTCAGCTTCAAAGTCTCTCGTGTGATCAACATTCCTGATGAACAGACTCCGAGCTGCTTCAGTCCACACGTATTGATCCAGACTGAGTCGCTGATCAGGACACAGAATAAAGAGTCACatgctgctgatgtgtttgtgttcaggggCTTCATGAAGGAGGCGGAGGAGATTGGAGCGAGCCGCCGGATGAACAGCCTCACGTTGAACCGCCACACTGAGATCTTGGAGATCCTGGAGATCCCTCAGCTGATGGACACCTGCGTCCGCAACGGATACTACGAGGAGGCTCTGGAGCTGGCGGCGTACGTCAAGAGGCTGGAGAAGAAACACTCGTGTCTGCCCGTCATACAGGTGAGTCAACATGAACATGAGGTGTTTAACATCCAGACTGGATGAGAAAGTGACTTTCACAGGATGATTCAATCAATTTATCGATGATGAGAATAGTTGCAGATTAATGTTGTTGACGATTAACCGACAGACGTGTTTCGCCCTCAGGGGATCGTGCGTGAGGTGCGTCAGTCGACTCAGCTGATGCTcaaccagctgctgcagcagctgcgcAGTAACTCGCAGCTTCCTGTCTGCCTGCGTGTGATTGGCTACCTGCGGAGGATGGACGTGTTCACGGAGGCGGAGCTGCGAGTGAAGTTCCTGCAGGCTCGTGGCACCTGGCTGCACTCGATCCTCGCCGCCATCTCTGAAGATGACCCTTACTTCCACATCACCAAAACCATCGAGGCCTGCAGAGTCCACCTGTTCGACATCATCACGCAGTACAGAGCCATCTTCTCTGACGAGGACCCGCTGGTGCCGCCCGCCGGTGGGCAGGTGGCGGTGAACGAAGCCGCCATCTTCCATGGTTGGGTGGTGCAGAAGGTGGCGGAGTTCCTGGAGACTTTAGAGAGGGACCTGCAGCGGGGTGTGGGGGGGCGCCTGGACTCCCTCCTGGGTCAGTGCATGTACTTCGGCCTGTCCTTCAGCCGGGTCGGGGCGGACTTCCGCGGACAGCTGGCGCCCATGTTCCAGCGGGTGGCGGCGGAAACGTTCCGCGGAGCCGTGCAGGAGGCGGTGGAGAAGTTCCAGGAGGACATGAACCTGTACACGCTCATCGCCCTGCCCTCGGTGCTGGGCGGGACCATCCCCCCCTCGGCCCCCAGCACCCAGCCCGGCACCCTGCAGCCCCCCATGTCCCTGCTGGACTTCCAGCCGCTGGCCTGCTTCCTCAACAACATCCTGACCGCCTTCAACGACCTGCGGCTCTGCTGCCCCGTCGGTCTCGCTCAGGACGTCACCAGATGTCTGGAAGACGCCCTGAAGAAGGTGAGCAGAGGTTCTGTTCGTCACAACGACCCGAAGTGACGTCAAgttgaaaagaaacaaatccGAACATTTAAGAAGAATCTTAGCTTAAAGTATTAATCAAGGACCAAAATAGATCAAACTAACTTTCTATTGATAAACCTCCAAACAACTAAATggatcaaaacaaacagtttagaTTTTACATTTAACAGTATATTTAATATTGATTACATTTATCTGTAGTTAATATTTCAAGCACCTCATGCAGACGTTCTGGAGCCCACAGAAGGTTCCGGGTGTTCTGCAGACTTGATTGTAAATCCGGACCGTCTTCAGAACcagtagactgcagccagagaGATCCAGACATCTAAACTGGGCCGGGCTTCAGTGTTGTCGGTCTGTCAGGTGGACCCGGCCCGTCTGTACTGCTTGTCATCAGTGTTAATTGGTGTCGTTTCCAGGTGACCCGTCAGATTCTGGTGTTTCACCGGGCCGAGGAGTCGGccttcagcagcagagagaaggagcTGTTCGATCAGTTCTGCTGTTCGTACGCGGACGACCTGCTGCCGTTCCTCAACCGCTGCCTGCAGGTTCTGTTTCCTCCGGCTCAGCTGGCTCTGGTTCTGGGTGAGCATCCTTTTCTCTTGTCGCTTTTAAATCTGTGTAAGTGTTTCCACAGAACTCCTGAATGGAGGTGACCCGTCTATGGTCCGTTCAGTATTCAACACCGTCAGCAATCAACCAAGACAAAGTCTTACAGTCTGTGTTCTTGCCGTCAGACCCGGTTCCTCTCAGTCTCAGAGTTTATATGTTGGGATGATTGAAGCTGTTCTGTGGTGTTCTGCAGGTGTTCCTCCGACCCAGCTGCACAGGTACGGCAGTCTGGGCTGCGTGGACCTGGCTGCGGTCCTGGAGCCGCTGGACTTCCTGCTTCCGCAGCGAGAGGCGGTACCACCAGCATCAGAGCCGGAGCTCGACATCAGCGGCGAACTGAGCAGCCTGACGTTTGAGCCGCAGCTCACAGAACCAGAAACGGATCCTGACCTCTCACTGGACCCAGCACAGACCCAGTCTGGTATCACAGACTCTGAAGTGACGGAGCCGAGGTCCGAGGAACCAGATGAAGAGACGATACAGGACGAAGAGTTTTCTTTGGACTAACAGACTGAGGTTCTGTGGGCTGCTGGGGAAGTTAGAATCACTTTGGACTTTGGTGATGGATCtaaattaaacacattaacTCTTCTTGGCTGCTCTGATTCTTCTTTCTAAGGTTCAGGATGATCGAAACTGActcaacaaagaaaacaggacGTGATGTCGACGTCTcagaagagaaaataatctgAGAATCAAACGtgtccaaacatccaaataatgaaacaataaatcacaaataacaaaataaaataacagctgCAGTGGGTTTTAAAATTTATTAGGGCAAATAAAGATACATAATCAGAGTCAACGtgaggagagggaagaagagagtATTTAAAGGAGCAGACTGCTGTTTCTGCACATTAACCTGCAGTACGTAAACAAACATGCTAAAACACTGAACGCTCCTTTAATTGTGTAAGTCAGTCTGATGTGGAGTTCTCATGAGTCCAAACGTCCGTCTGCTCTTCACTTGTTCTTCACAAACTTCTTGCGGGAGGCATTGGGGTTGGCTCGTCTGCGGCCGCCGCCACACTGACCGTCTCTGATCTGGAGGTTGGCGGCTCGACTGTAGATATCGTTCTGACAGAACGGTGACGCTCCGGCCACGTAGTCCGGGTTGAACACGTCGGTCTTCTGACGAGCTTTACGAGAGAGTCTCTGCTGGGGGAAACGCTGGTCCTCCACCAGGTGGGGGTTCTGGGCGTGTTTCCCTCCCTGAGGCAGCGGCAGCGTGTGCTGAAACACCAGAGAGAGTTCATCATGCTGCAGAACAAACTGCACCAGACGCTAAGAGCAGGattattctatatttttgtgtttttttgtgtctctctctcaccttcAGCCCTTTGGGGTTCAGCACTTTGGGGTTTTTAGAGAAGTGCATCTGCACGCTGCCGTCCTCGCTGACGGTCACGGCCAGTTTCTTCAGAGTTCTGTTCCCGCAGTGAGAACAGAACACTCTGTTCATGTTGCTCGTTGTCCTGAAATTAAAACATTCACTTTACAATAAATACTAATAACATAATTAATAGTGGCAATATTTAACTTTAAACTCGACAGTATctgcagctccatcagtcctccAACACTCCGGTCCAGTGATGGATTCATGAAACTCAGTTAACAGTCCAGCAgctgttcctcaggtcaaactgAGCCTCACGCTAACGGCACCAAGTTTAGCTTCATCATCACAAAGAGTTCTGACAGATGTTGGTCAGCACTTACAGCCACTAACTGCAGCCAAGATACAGTAACACACTAATATCTGACCGGATCACAGAGACAATGATGATGATCTGGAAGAATTTACATTATATGCCACTAAAATGGCACAATATGCTCACAACAGTTTGACTAAATAAggtcagttagcttagcatgatcAGGGAGTTTCCTGTAATTATAAGGTGTATAAAACTTTCTTCTGGATTCAGACACAAaactttaacatttacaaactgTCTGCTCGTCGTTGTGTtacagtgacttcctgtttacataaCTGAGTGGACAGATGTTTCCTAGCAACAGATTCACACATTAGTGTCTTTAACAGCAATGATGGAAGGATGGAGAGGAGCCGCTGTGTTTTGGTCCTCCTCTCTAGAGGATGAACCCTCTTCATCAGACTGACTCACTTGAAGCAGGCGTGACATCTCAGGATGTAGTTCCTCGCCTGTTTGATCACCATCCCGTTCACAGACAGAACATGAAGTCCCATCTGAATCAGAACGTTCTGGAAAGACAAGAACGATCAAAGAATTATCTCATTGTCAGAAAACAAATCTGCAACTATTTCACTGACTGATTAATCtcagtttaaataaaaacattagctGGATTTCTCCTCGTCGTTAACCAACGTTCAAACTGAAGTCTTGTTTCCAGGTGACATCACTGACAGCGTCCGTTACCTGCATGGCGAAGTCCGTCGTCAGACATCCAACTTTAACATCAGCAGGAGCCGTCCAATCAGCCGAGTCCATCTTCACCTGTTTGATGTTACTGGGAGTGATCCAACcacctccatcatcatcatcatcatcctcctcctcctcctcttcatcgtcTCCAGGCTCGTTCTCCTTGTCCTCGTCGTCTGATTGGTCCTCTGGCTCGTCTGTCTGCAGTGATGTGTCTGACATGCTCTCTGATAATGACATGCCGTCGACTTTCTGtaatcacacaaacaaatgacatCACCATCACTGTCAGCCAATCAAGGTCCAGGACGCATGGCAGTGAAGATCTCAGTATGATTGAAAGGAGACTCAAACTGTTAAGAAGCTAAcgctgatgttagcctgttggagaagctaacgctgatgttagcctgttggagcaGCTAAcgctgatgttagcctgttggagaagctaacgctgatgttagcctgttggagaagctaacgctgatgttagcctgttggagaagctaacgctgatgttagcctgttggagaagctaacgctgatgttagcctgttggagaagctaacgctgatgttagcctgttggagaagctaacgctgatgttagcctgttggagcaGCTAAcgctgatgttagcctgttggagaagctaacgctgatgttagcctgttggagaagctaattCTTTGCAGCAGACTTTAGGGTCCGGAtggtcacaaaaaaaacagtttctctacttgtatttataaaaataatttaaatctaCATCCAGCTGTTAGTAAGATAGTGTGACCCAGCTGTTGTGTGTGTCCACCTGCTGAATATTCGCTCTGAATGGTTCCTGAACTCACCAGTAAATCCAGCAGGCTGTCGTCGATGGACGGCGGCGGCTCTCTCCAGAAGTGGAAGCTGTTAAACTCGTCGCTGTCGGCAGTCgtctgtgtgtccgtctgtttctgtttgttctttGAATTTAAAACCTCCACCGGATCCTGCAGGAACAAACACCACCAGAGGTTTGtagagataaaaaacaaactttccaTCAGTAGATTATCTTGTCATAGAAGCTAACACTCATGTTAGCTCGTTGGAGGAGCTAATACAGATGTTAGACAGCAGAGTAGCTAACACTGAAGTTAGCCTGTGTTAGCCTCACCAGTAAATCCAGCAGGTCGCTGTCGAGGGACGGCAGCGGCTCTCTCCAGAAGTGGAAGCTGTTGAACTTGTTATTGTCGGCAGGTTCTGACGTCTCCGTCTGAATTTGTCGGACGTTCGAAGTGTCCACCGGCTTCTAAACAACAACCAGGAAATAAATCAACTGATAAATGTCCTGCAGATGTTTTAGGCTCCATTATAACACTAGACAGATTCTGATTACACTCCGTAAGATGCTTTTTAATGATGAACTGACAGATGTGAAGACGTCTAACGATCATCTGTGTGATACCTTGGAGGGGAAGTGGAATCCTGCAACATTGACCGGAGTCTCTGGGTGTCGCTGTGTGCTCTGAACATGAACCTGAAACAGAAGATCCAGATGTTACTGTGACCAAACCACACAGTCAGCCTGCTGAACTACGCtgtgtttagcttagcttagcataaagctCAGTAAGCAAGACCATAAAACATACACACTGTCAGTACCAGATCCGTTCTACAAGCGATCAGCTGGGACGGGTCGGGTACAAACAGTGAAAGTTGTCTTCTGATCAGGTACCTTGACCTCCGGCTCTTTCTTCAGGTGTTGTGAGCCGACGTGCTCGAGCTCCAGCTGGTAGGTCAGAGCCAGGACCTTAATGTCTGTGGCTGAAAGACTCGGGTAATCTCCCGTCTTCTTGGAGAACTCCGTCACTGAGGGAACACAAACGACAAAGAGCTCAGACTGCAGAACTAAACCTGATGAAGGTCAGGATGTTTacagaggacaggtgaggaggacaggtgaggaatacaggtgaggaggacaggtgaggaggacaggtgaggaggacaggtgaggaatacaggtgaggaggacaggtgaggaggacaggtgaggaggacaggagggaggacaggagggaggacaggtgggaggacaggtgaggaatacaggtgaggaggacaggtgaggaggacaggtgaggaatACAGGTGAGGAATACAGGTGAGGAATACAggtgaggaggacaggtgaggaatacaggtgaggaggacaggtgaggaggacaggtgaggaggacaggtgaggaggacaggtgaggaatacaggtgaggaggacaggtgaggaggacaggtgaggaggcGCGTCACAGCATTATTTATCACTTTATTACACAGGCTGAAAGATAACCTGGGAAAAGTATTTAAAGGATTCAGATTTACTGAATATCACTGAACATTAAGACCACAAcctgatgtgttcagggtcaggttagtttaccagtctgatgtgttcagggtcaggttagtttacccagtctgatgtgttcagggtcaggttagtttacccagtctgatgtgttcagggtcaggttagtttaccggtctgatgtgttcagggtcaggttagtttaccagtctgatgtgttcagggtcaggttagtttacccagtctgatgtgttcagggtcaaGTTAGTTTACccagtctgatgtgttcagggtcaggttagtttacccagtctgatgtgttcagggtcaggttagtttacccagtctgatgtgttcagggtcaggttagttACCAGTCTGATGTGTTAGGGTCAGGTTAGTTTAccagtctgatgtgttcagggtcaggttagtttacccagtctgatgtgttcagggtcaggttagtttacccagtctgatgtgttcagggtcaggttagtttcccagtctgatgtgttcagggtcaggttagtttacccagtctgatgtgttcagggtcaggttagtttaccagtctgatgtgttcagggtcaggttagtttacccagtctgatgtgttcagggtcaggttagtttaccggtctgatgtgttcagggtcaggttagtttaccggtctgatgtgttcagggtcaggttagtttaccggtctgatgtgttcagggtcaggttagtttacccggtctgatgtgttcagggtcaggttagtttacccggtctgatgtgttcagggtcaggttagtttcccagtctgatgtgttcagggtcaggttagttTACCCAGTCTaatgtgttcagggtcaggttagtttcccagtctgatgtgttcagggtcaggttagtttacccagtctgatgtgttcagggtcaggttagtttacccagtctgatgtgttcagggtcaggttagtttcccagtctgatgtgttcagggtcaggttagtttaccagtctgatgtgttcagggtcaggttagtttaccagtctgatgtgttcagggtcaggttagtttaccagtctgatgtgttcagggtcaggttagtttacccagtctgatgtgttcagggtcaggttagtttaccagtctgatgtgttcagggtcaggttagtttaccagtctgatgtgttcagggtcaggttagtttacccagtctgatgtgttcagggtcaggttagtttaccggtctgatgtgttcagggtcaggttagtttacccagtctgatgtgttcagggtcaggttagtttacccagtctgatgtgttcagggtcaggttagtttaccagtctgatgtgttcagggtcaggttagtttaccggtctgatgtgttcagggtcaggttagttTACCGGTCTGATGTGTGGTTCAGGTAGGTCAGGTTAGTTTACCggtctgatgtgttcagggtcaggttagtttaccggtctgatgtgttcagggtcaggttagtttaccggtctgatgtgttcagggtcaggttagtttaccagtctgatgtgttcagggtcaggttagtttacccagtctgatgtgttcagggtcaggttagtttacccagtctgatgtgttcagggtcaggttagtttaccagtctgatgtgttcagggtcaggttagtttaccagtctgatgtgttcagggtcaggttagtttaccagtctgatgtgttcagggtcaggttagttTACCAGTCTGATGTGTCCAGGGTCAGGTTAGTTACccagtctgatgtgttcagggtcaggttagtttaccagtctgatgtgttcagggtcaggttagtttaccagtctgatgtgttcagggtcaggttagtttacccagtctgatgtgttcagggtcaggttagtttacccagtctgatgtgttcagggtcaggttagtttaccagtctgatgtgttcagggtcaggttagtttaccagtctgatgtgttcagggtcaggttagtttacccagtctgatgtgttcagggtcaggttagtttaccggtctgatgtgttcagggtcaggttagtttaccggtctgatgtgttcagggtcaggttagtttaccggtctgatgtgttcagggtcaggttagtttaccggtctgatgtgttcagggtcaggttagtttaccggtctgatgtgttcaggggtcaggttagtttaccggtctgatgtgttcagggtcaggttagtttaccagtctgatgtgttcagggtcaggttagtttaccagtctgatgtgttcagggtcaggttagtttacccagtctgatgtgttcagggtcaaGTTAGTTTACccagtctgatgtgttcagggtcaggttagtttaccagtctgatgtgttcagggtcaggttagtttacccagtctgatgtgttcaggaCGTGGTTCTACAAAGTTCAGCTGGTACGGCAGGAAGGCCAGACTCCTCCTGGTGGGTTTGTCTCTGATCTCGCCCACCACATCTTTCAGTGTGTAGATGTTCCTGCCGAtgtcctgcaacacacacacacacaacgtgTTCGTCACACGACTCACTTCAACGTATCTGTGAATAAACTC from the Sparus aurata chromosome 4, fSpaAur1.1, whole genome shotgun sequence genome contains:
- the cog8 gene encoding conserved oligomeric Golgi complex subunit 8; this encodes MAAVDVEDESILASIFKDSFPDSWRDNPDFAAYLSELSSFGVEKLSREPERLAEERAQILQQTRELAFSNYQTFIRTADCTEHIYRDFGRVESSVSRLLDKLPSFGEKCRGFMKEAEEIGASRRMNSLTLNRHTEILEILEIPQLMDTCVRNGYYEEALELAAYVKRLEKKHSCLPVIQGIVREVRQSTQLMLNQLLQQLRSNSQLPVCLRVIGYLRRMDVFTEAELRVKFLQARGTWLHSILAAISEDDPYFHITKTIEACRVHLFDIITQYRAIFSDEDPLVPPAGGQVAVNEAAIFHGWVVQKVAEFLETLERDLQRGVGGRLDSLLGQCMYFGLSFSRVGADFRGQLAPMFQRVAAETFRGAVQEAVEKFQEDMNLYTLIALPSVLGGTIPPSAPSTQPGTLQPPMSLLDFQPLACFLNNILTAFNDLRLCCPVGLAQDVTRCLEDALKKVTRQILVFHRAEESAFSSREKELFDQFCCSYADDLLPFLNRCLQVLFPPAQLALVLGVPPTQLHRYGSLGCVDLAAVLEPLDFLLPQREAVPPASEPELDISGELSSLTFEPQLTEPETDPDLSLDPAQTQSGITDSEVTEPRSEEPDEETIQDEEFSLD
- the nob1 gene encoding RNA-binding protein NOB1, which translates into the protein MAATSVEHVVADAGAFLKRAPLQDIGRNIYTLKDVVGEIRDKPTRRSLAFLPYQLNFVEPRPEHIRLVTEFSKKTGDYPSLSATDIKVLALTYQLELEHVGSQHLKKEPEVKVHVQSTQRHPETPVNVAGFHFPSKKPVDTSNVRQIQTETSEPADNNKFNSFHFWREPLPSLDSDLLDLLDPVEVLNSKNKQKQTDTQTTADSDEFNSFHFWREPPPSIDDSLLDLLKVDGMSLSESMSDTSLQTDEPEDQSDDEDKENEPGDDEEEEEEDDDDDDGGGWITPSNIKQVKMDSADWTAPADVKVGCLTTDFAMQNVLIQMGLHVLSVNGMVIKQARNYILRCHACFKTTSNMNRVFCSHCGNRTLKKLAVTVSEDGSVQMHFSKNPKVLNPKGLKHTLPLPQGGKHAQNPHLVEDQRFPQQRLSRKARQKTDVFNPDYVAGASPFCQNDIYSRAANLQIRDGQCGGGRRRANPNASRKKFVKNK